One part of the Schistocerca piceifrons isolate TAMUIC-IGC-003096 chromosome 7, iqSchPice1.1, whole genome shotgun sequence genome encodes these proteins:
- the LOC124805708 gene encoding uncharacterized protein LOC124805708, with amino-acid sequence MALTNEGASSSTSGKMSVKEALYIVSKAFEGNKKGLREFIENVDAAFELVKREEHETLLKFVKAKVTGEARSRLQVRERTGTWEEVKRVLEGNYASKPTIDYYACKIFQARQGHGEPIAVWASRIDEMQRDFREAVNRVTARENLKGAIELVDSLGRACFIQGLSNDRIQTIVRSRGDEITLAAAVELALQEESAILSMRERGLAPRVTYTRNKEAVKNAKESKELKCFNCGLRGHIASKCRKSRPEHRVRAMTGKEFTNFCYGCDKPGHTDMECRVRLRNVHPIDVREFRGNH; translated from the coding sequence ATGGCCCTAACTAATGAAGGTGCATCATCCTCCACTAGTGGTAAGATGTCAGTGAAGGAGGCCCTATATATTGTGTCGAAAGCGTTCGAAGGGAACAAGAAGGGTTTAAGGGAATTTATCGAAAATGTAGATGCTGCTTTTGAATTAGTAAAGCGTGAGGAACACGAAACGTTATTGAAGTTCGTTAAAGCAAAGGTAACCGGTGAGGCCAGGTCGAGATTACAGGTGCGTGAACGCACAGGTACGTGGGAAGAGGTGAAACGCGTTTTAGAAGGGAACTATGCTAGTAAGCCTACTATAGACTACTACGCATGTAAAATTTTCCAAGCCAGACAGGGACACGGGGAACCAATAGCAGTGTGGGCAAGCCGAATAGATGAAATGCAGAGAGATTTTCGAGAGGCAGTAAACAGAGTTACGGCCAGAGAAAACTTGAAAGGTGCGATAGAACTAGTTGATTCCTTAGGAAGAGCGTGCTTTATACAGGGTTTAAGTAATGACAGAATACAAACAATAGTGAGAAGCAGAGGCGATGAAATTACGTTGGCAGCAGCAGTGGAGTTGGCACTGCAGGAGGAGAGTGCGATATTGTCCATGAGAGAGCGGGGACTAGCCCCGAGGGTAACGTACACTCGAAATAAAGAAGCTGTAAAAAACGCGAAAGAAAGTAAAGAGTTGAAATGTTTCAATTGTGGGCTGAGAGGTCACATAGCCAGCAAGTGTAGGAAAAGCAGGCCAGAGCATAGAGTACGAGCCATGACGGgtaaagagtttacaaacttttgcTATGGGTGTGACAAGCCGGGACACACAGACATGGAATGCCGGGTGCGGTTAAGAAATGTTCACCCGATAGATGTAAGGGAATTCAGAGGAAATCACTGA